CGCCGAGGCGATGAGCGACCGCACCAGCTCCGAGATCCGGTCGCGCGAGATCCCCACCTCCTCCAGCGTGCCGACGGGCCAGCCGTCTTCCCGCGCGAGCGGCGGCGTGTAGGTGTAGGGCACGGCGGGGCGGCCGCGGGGATGGAAGAAGGTGAAGGCGCCCTCCGGCACCCGGTGGAAGTCGTACGTCCCGCCGCGGCTCTCGAACGAGACGGTCATCACCCCGTCGTGCAGCGTGCCGCGGGTGAGGAGCTGCCCGCGCGCGTCCAGCAGGCGGACGCCGGCGCTGTCGGCCTCGATGTGGTGCAGGCGGATGAAGCGCCCCAGGTTGCGCTCGGGGTTGCGGATGAACGCGCCCAGCGTGCCGTCCGCGCGCCGGTCGATGCGGATGAACCACGTGATCGCGTCGGCCAGCGGCGCGACGGTGGCGGCGAAGCAGCCCGTGCCGCAGCCCTCCAGCACCAGCGGCGAGGCGTAGCGCTGCCCCGATTCCACGGTGCGCGGCTGGATCCAGTGCCCCACGATCCGCGTCCGCCGCGCGTCGAACCGCCCGATGAAGGCGCCGGAGCCGTCCGGCAGCTCGAACGCCACGCTGTCGCGCGCCACCCGCACCGCCGCCGCCCGCCCGGCGATGGACGCGCGCCATCCCCCCGCGGGATGGTCGACGACGAGCCGCCCCGCCACGTCCGGCCCGAACCGCCCCTTCGCTTCCCAGAGTCCGACCAGGTCAGGCGCCGCCGGGCGCTGCGCGAACGCGCCCGGTGCCGCCATCGCGAGCGCAACGGCGGCCAGGCAAACACGGGGGAGATGCTTCATGGCGAGTCTCCTCGATCGTCAGGAATGCGCGGCGCGTGAGGCTGACGAGCGGCGGCCGCGGCGGGAGATGCGATCCTGTGTGCCGCGGAAGCGGGGAAAGGTTGCAGCGGGGATCATCGCCATCCCGGAACAAACAGGATCGCGCGGAGCAGCGGAGGAGCAGAGGAGAGAGAGCTCGACGCGATCTCCTATCTCCGCGTGAGATCAAGCGATCTTGTGGTCGCGCGAGGGTGGTAGCCGTCCCGGACCTGGGGATCGGGGCCGAAGCGCGTGGCGCGCCATCGCGTGCGGGGCGCCGGAGCCGGGCGCGCCCGGAATCGCCGCCGAAACCCTTGGCGCACCGGCGCGGCGGATATTATCGTCCGCGTACAATGTTCCGGTCGCCGGACGTCCACCGGCGGCCCCCGCCGCCGGCGGCGCAACGCCTCCGTTCCCGCTCGTTTCCACCCCCGGACCCGATCCCGCACATGGGCAAGCGCGACCTCCTGCTGGGCGCTCTGGAGAACACCCGGTTCGGCGAGCTGAGCCTCGTCACGCCGGAGGGCACCACGCGCCGCTTCGGCGGGAGTCAGGAGGGCGAATCGGCCACGATGGTGCTGAACGACTGGGCCGCGGTGGACGCCATCCTGACCCGCGGCGACATCGGGCTGGGCGAGTCGTACATGGCGCGGCAGTGGGACTCGCCGGACCTGAAGGCGTTCCTCACCTTCTGCCAGCGCAACCGCGACGAGTTCGCGCGGGTCACCCGCTTCGACCTGGTGAACCGCGTCATCTCGCGCGCCATGACGCTCACCCGCCACAACTCGCTCGCGGGAAGCCGGAAGAACATCTCCGACGCGTACGACTATCCCCCCGAGCTGTACCAGTCGTACACCGACCGCATGATGACCTACTCCAGCGGCTGGTGGGACGGGAAGGAGATGTCGCTGGAAGACGCGCAGGTGAACAAGTACGAGCGCATCCTCTGCCGCATCGGCCCGCCGCCGCGGAACGTGCTGGAGATGGGGTGCGGGTGGGGATACTTCCTGAAGCTGGCCTCGTCGCGCGGGTACACGGTCACCGGCTGCACCATCTCCCGGCGGCAGTACGAGTACGCGAAGGAGCTGAACCGCGAGGAGATCGCCGACGGGCGGGTGACGCTGCTGCTGGAGGACTACCGGAAGATGCCGGGGCAGTACGACGCGGTGGTGTCGACCGGCTTCTTCGAGCACGTGGGGTCGCAGTACTGGGTCGAGCACTTCCGCCGGGTGAAGCAGTACCTGAAGCCGGGCGGCGTGGCCATGATCCAGACCATGCTGTGCAACCGCTTCGACCCCGCCAACGCGAAGCGGCTGAACTTCTTCTCGAAGTACATCTTTCCCGGCGGCGAGTTTCCGTCCATCGGCTCGTTCATCGTGGCCGCCGAGGAGGCCGGGCTGAAGTGCGACGAGCATCTGGCCTTCGGGCAGGACTACGCCCGCACCATGGACGAGGCCTGGACCCGCTTCCACCGCAACCTGGACAGCGTGCGGAAGCTGGGCTACGACGACGAGTTCATCCGCAAGTGGGAGTTCTTCATCGCCGGCTGGTACGGCATGTTCCGCTCCGGCCAGTACAACGTGATGCAGGCGAAGCTGGAGCACTATCCGTGATGGGGCCGCGGGTCCCTGGCCTCCGAGAATAAGTGTCCTATCGCCCCGGACCGCCCCCGGCGGGGTCCGGGCATTCGTCCACCCGGGCGGAGCGACCTGAACAATGACGGCCATCCAGACGAGCGCGGCACGGGCCCTCCGGCCGCAGTCCACGCTGGCGGACGTGGCGGGGGCGGTGCGCATCTATCTGCAGGGGCTGGGCAACCCCGAGCGCTTCGTGCGCGAGCTGCTGGAGCGCGCGGGGATCGAGGTGGGCGGCGGGGCGCCGCACGACATCACCGTGCACGACCGGCGCTTCTACGCCCGCGTGGCGCGCGACGGCCCGCTGGGGCTGGGCGAGAGCTACATGGACGGGTGGTGGGACTGCCCCTCGGTCGACGCGATGATCACCCTCATCCACCGCGCCGGGCTGCCGCAGGTGATCCGCAAGAACTGGAAGTACGTGGCCAGCGTGCTGCGGGCCCGCGCGCTGAACCTGCAGAGCCGCGTGCGCGCCTTCCGGGTGGGCGAGCACCACTACGACATCGGCAACGACCTGTACCGCGCCATGCTGGACCGGCGCATGGTGTACACCTGCGGCTACTGGAACGGCGCGGCCACGCTGGACGAGGCGCAGGAGGCCAAGCTGGACCTGGTGTGCCGCAAGCTAGGGCTGCGGGCGGGGATGCGCGTGCTGGACCTGGGGTGCGGGTGGGGGAGCTTCGCCCGGTACGCCGCCGAGAAGTACGGCGTGGAGGTCACCGGCTACTCGGTGTCGAAGGAGCAGGTCTCGCTGGGCCGCGAGCTGTGTGCCGGGCTTCCGGTGGAGCTGCGCCTGGAGGACTACCGCAACGCGCGCGGCGTGTACGACCGCGTGGTCTCCATCGGCATCATGGAGCACGTGGGCTACAAGAACTACCGCACCTACATGGAGGTGGTGGACCGCTGCCTGGTGCCGGGCGGGGCGTCGCTGGTCCACACCATCGGCAGCCCGCGCAGCGAGCCCGCGTCGGACCCGTGGACGCACAAGTACATCTTCCCCAACGGCCACCTTCCCTCCATCGCCCAGCTGGCCCGCGCCATGGAGGGGCTGTTCGCCTTCGAGGACCTGCACAACATCGGCCCGCACTACGACCCCACGCTGATGGCCTGGCACCGCAACTTCGCCGCGGCCTGGCCGGCGCTGAAGGCCCGGTACGGCGAGCGGTTCTTCCGCATGTGGAGCTACTACCTGCTGATGAGCGCCGCCGCCTTCCGCGCGCGCTACATCCACCTCTTCCAGATCGTGATGGCCCGCGCCGACCATCCCCAGCCCGCCTGCCGCGTGAGCTGATACCGGATCTGGCGATCATCCGTGCATTACAAGCGCACAGAGAGACGTCATCCTGAGGCCGGCCACACCGTCGTTGCCCCCGCGCGAGCGGTTGCAGGCCGAAGGATCCATAGGCGAGGTTGCACGTGCGTTTCCGGATTGCACGATCGATCTCCGAATTCGGATGATACGCGATCGATCGAGGCGGATTCAGGATCAGGGAATAGAGATGGGGTCGCTTAGAGAAGCAGAGGAGCAGAGAGGGGATTTCTCTGTTTCTCTGCTTCTCCGCGTGAAACAAGTCTCCTATGCGGATCCGGTAGGATTCCCCGCCGTTCGCCCCCGTGTCATCTCCCTTGAACCGGTGAACGTTTGCCGCTAAGCTAGGGAGACCGCTCCTCGCACCTCCTCCGGCCATTCCCCAAGGCCAGCCGCGCGCCCGCGGGCGGTCCCCCAGACGGACGTCATCGCTCCTCCAGCGCAGGGTGCCGCATGGACCCCACCGACGTCGGAAATCCCAGGTACTACCACAAGGTCGTGGACTGCCAGTATGCGTGCCCCGCGCATACCAACGTTCCCGAGTACATCCGCCTGATCGCGCAGGGGCGCCACACCGAGGCGTACCTGCTGAACCGCGAGTCCAACGTCTTCCCCGGCATCCTGGGGCGCACCTGCGACCGGCCCTGCGAGCCCGCCTGCCGCCGCACCCGCGTGGACGGCAAGCCCGTCGCCATCTGCCGCCTGAAGCGCGTGGCGTCCGACAACCGCGGCGACGTCTCCGAATATCTCCCCAAGGCCCCGCCCGTCTCCAACGGCCGCCGCGTCGCGCTGGTGGGCGCCGGGCCGGCATCGCTCACCGTGTGCAACGATCTGGCGCCACTGGGCTACGAATGCGTGGTGTTCGAGAAGCTGGACCGCCCCGGCGGCCTGATGCGCACCAACATCCCCGCCTTCCGCCTCCCCGCCGCGGTGCTCGACGAGGAGATCGAGATGATCACCGGCATCGGCAACGTCGAGATCCGCTACTCGTCTCCCGTGGAGAGCATGCGGGAGCTGCTGGGCGGCGGATGGGACGCGGTGTTCGTGGGCAGCGGCGCGCCGAAGGGGAAGGAGCTGGACATTCCCGGCCGCTGGGACGTGCCGGACCGCGTGCACATCGGCATCGAGTGGCTGGAGTCGGTGCACTTCGGGCACGTGACGGAGATCCAGGAGCGCGTCCTCATCATCGGCGTGGGGAACACGGCGATGGACTGCTGCCGCTCGTCCAAGCGGCTCGGTGCGACCGACGTGAAGGTGATGGCGCGGCGCGGGCGGCAGCACTTCAAGGCCAGCCCCTGGGAGCTGGAGGACGCGGAGGAGGAGGGGGTGGAGATCATCGAGAACCACGCCCCGAAGCGCTTCGTCGTCGAGGATGGAACGCTCGTGGGAATGGAGTTCGACCGCGTCCGCTGGTACGAGGAGGGCGGGCGGCAGAAGAGCGAGGTCACGGAGACGGTCGTCATCCCCTGCGACGCCGTCATTCTGGCCATCGG
The Longimicrobium sp. DNA segment above includes these coding regions:
- a CDS encoding cyclopropane-fatty-acyl-phospholipid synthase family protein; the protein is MGKRDLLLGALENTRFGELSLVTPEGTTRRFGGSQEGESATMVLNDWAAVDAILTRGDIGLGESYMARQWDSPDLKAFLTFCQRNRDEFARVTRFDLVNRVISRAMTLTRHNSLAGSRKNISDAYDYPPELYQSYTDRMMTYSSGWWDGKEMSLEDAQVNKYERILCRIGPPPRNVLEMGCGWGYFLKLASSRGYTVTGCTISRRQYEYAKELNREEIADGRVTLLLEDYRKMPGQYDAVVSTGFFEHVGSQYWVEHFRRVKQYLKPGGVAMIQTMLCNRFDPANAKRLNFFSKYIFPGGEFPSIGSFIVAAEEAGLKCDEHLAFGQDYARTMDEAWTRFHRNLDSVRKLGYDDEFIRKWEFFIAGWYGMFRSGQYNVMQAKLEHYP
- the cfa gene encoding cyclopropane fatty acyl phospholipid synthase, with the translated sequence MTAIQTSAARALRPQSTLADVAGAVRIYLQGLGNPERFVRELLERAGIEVGGGAPHDITVHDRRFYARVARDGPLGLGESYMDGWWDCPSVDAMITLIHRAGLPQVIRKNWKYVASVLRARALNLQSRVRAFRVGEHHYDIGNDLYRAMLDRRMVYTCGYWNGAATLDEAQEAKLDLVCRKLGLRAGMRVLDLGCGWGSFARYAAEKYGVEVTGYSVSKEQVSLGRELCAGLPVELRLEDYRNARGVYDRVVSIGIMEHVGYKNYRTYMEVVDRCLVPGGASLVHTIGSPRSEPASDPWTHKYIFPNGHLPSIAQLARAMEGLFAFEDLHNIGPHYDPTLMAWHRNFAAAWPALKARYGERFFRMWSYYLLMSAAAFRARYIHLFQIVMARADHPQPACRVS
- a CDS encoding FAD-dependent oxidoreductase — translated: MDPTDVGNPRYYHKVVDCQYACPAHTNVPEYIRLIAQGRHTEAYLLNRESNVFPGILGRTCDRPCEPACRRTRVDGKPVAICRLKRVASDNRGDVSEYLPKAPPVSNGRRVALVGAGPASLTVCNDLAPLGYECVVFEKLDRPGGLMRTNIPAFRLPAAVLDEEIEMITGIGNVEIRYSSPVESMRELLGGGWDAVFVGSGAPKGKELDIPGRWDVPDRVHIGIEWLESVHFGHVTEIQERVLIIGVGNTAMDCCRSSKRLGATDVKVMARRGRQHFKASPWELEDAEEEGVEIIENHAPKRFVVEDGTLVGMEFDRVRWYEEGGRQKSEVTETVVIPCDAVILAIGQENAFPWIERDIGISFNEWEMPVVDRVTFQSSREGVFFGGDAAWGPENIIWAVEHGHQAAISIHNHCEGAALTERPEYGMNLVSAKLGMHAWSYSNDYSQAQRTKMVHVGLETRFASIATEVEVGFTAEQAMKEVERCLNCDVQTHFTTPLCIECDACIDVCPVSCLTITYDAETEDELRTRLSAPAVNPAQEIYVSGALPQTARVMVKDEDICLHCGLCAERCPTAAWDMRTFELQIPYAGRSACAAHA